The following coding sequences lie in one Niabella agricola genomic window:
- a CDS encoding class I SAM-dependent methyltransferase, with product MEQNKYDDPSFFESYSRMPRSQEGLSAAGEWPVLRAMLPDLKGKRVLDLGCGYGWHCRYAAEQGAAGVAGVDLSEKMLEQARSYKEFIQIQYFQQSIETVEFPPDSFDVVISSLALHYVADYRSICSKVLSMLAAGGAFVFSAEHPVFTARAAQDWFCDATGNRLHWPVDHYQEEGQRTTRFLDHEVVKYHRTMATWINTLLDTGFRIRQIAEPQPGPELLHLPGMQDETRRPLFILIAAEKPS from the coding sequence ATGGAACAGAACAAATACGACGATCCCTCATTTTTTGAGAGTTACAGCCGCATGCCCCGTTCACAAGAGGGGTTGAGTGCGGCAGGGGAGTGGCCGGTGTTACGCGCGATGCTGCCGGATCTGAAGGGCAAACGGGTGCTGGACCTTGGGTGTGGTTATGGGTGGCATTGCCGGTATGCGGCGGAACAAGGTGCTGCCGGGGTAGCTGGTGTGGATCTGTCGGAAAAAATGCTGGAGCAGGCCCGGAGCTATAAAGAGTTTATCCAAATTCAGTACTTCCAACAATCCATTGAGACCGTTGAATTTCCGCCGGATTCCTTTGATGTGGTCATCAGCTCCCTGGCGTTGCATTATGTTGCAGATTATAGAAGCATTTGCTCAAAAGTGCTGAGTATGCTCGCTGCCGGCGGTGCTTTTGTCTTTTCTGCAGAACATCCGGTGTTTACAGCGCGGGCAGCCCAGGATTGGTTTTGTGATGCAACAGGAAACCGGCTGCACTGGCCGGTAGACCATTACCAGGAAGAAGGCCAAAGAACAACCCGTTTCCTGGATCACGAAGTGGTTAAGTACCATCGCACTATGGCCACCTGGATCAATACCTTGCTGGACACAGGGTTCAGGATCCGGCAAATAGCAGAGCCGCAGCCAGGGCCGGAACTGTTGCACCTTCCCGGGATGCAGGATGAAACACGACGGCCGCTTTTTATTTTAATTGCAGCAGAAAA
- the rpoC gene encoding DNA-directed RNA polymerase subunit beta', with product MATKKDNRPKAAFSKITIGLASPDTILEKSHGEVLKPETINYRTYKPERDGLFCERIFGPVKDYECACGKYKRIRYKGIVCDRCGVEVTEKKVRRERMGHIKLVVPVVHIWYFKSLPNKIGYLLGMSSKKLETIIYYERYVVIQAGVREDKGQNYGDLLTEEEYLDILDTLPKDNQYLPDDDPQKFIAKMGAEAVHDLLQRIDLDQLSFDLRNSAATETSQQRKADALKRLSVVEAFRDANTRITNRPEWMIMQYIPVIPPELRPLVPLDGGRFASSDLNDLYRRVIIRNNRLKRLMEIKAPEVILRNEKRMLQEAIDSLFDNSRKSNAVKAEGGRALKSLSDVLKGKQGRFRQNLLGKRVDYSGRSVIVVGPEMKMHECGLPKDMAAELFKPFIIRKLIERGIVKTVKSARKLVDKKEAVVWDILENILKGHPVMLNRAPTLHRLSIQAFQPKLIEGKAIQLHPLVTAAFNADFDGDQMAVHVPLSNAAILEAQLLMLASHNILNPQNGTPITLPSQDMVLGLYYITKGKKSTETEKVRGEGKAFYSAEEVIIAYNEKQIDLHAWIKVKGVVRNEKTGTLEKKLIETTVGRVIFNQFVPEEVGFVNALLTKKNLREIIGDIIEITDVPKTAKFLDDIKQLGFRTAFQGGLSFSINDLIIPDIKEELLENAKSEVDEVWDNYNMGLITNNERYNQIVDIWSRVDTRLTETLIRELSADKQGFNSVYMMLDSGARGSKQQIKQLAGIRGLMAKPRKSGSTGSEIIENPILSNFKGGLNVLDYFISTHGARKGLADTALKTADAGYLTRRLVDVAQDVVITEEDCGTLRGISIAALKDNEDIIEPLADRIEGRTSLHDIYDPQTDELLLEAGTEISAEKARNIEAAGIESIEIRSVLTCESKRGCCVKCYGKNLASGILAQKGDAVGIIAAQSIGEPGTQLTLRTFHVGGVAGSASVDSTLTAKFDGTIQFDGVRSVITTNAEGDDVRVVIGRTGEARIIDTKNDRLLITNNIPYGSTLLVKDGQKISKGDAICSWDPYNNVIIAEADGVLKFENVIEGVTYREEADEQTGHREKVVIETRDKTKIPSIVVEGKENKSYNLPTGSHLMLDDGDEVKAGRVLVKIPRILGKLKDITGGLPRVTELFEARNPSSPAVVSEIDGVVSMGAVKRGNREIIIEAKDGVTRKYLVPLTRQILAQDGDFVKAGSPLSDGQISPQDILSIQGPFAVQQYVVNEIQEVYRLQGVRINDKHIEVIVRQMMRKVSIVDPGDTRFLEDDLVDKFEFVDENDFVYEKKVITDPGDSTKLRAGQIISLRELREENSVLRRNDKKTVEYRDAQPATSAPTLLGITKASLGVQSWISAASFQETTKVLSSAAIHGKADEMLGLKENVITGHHIPAGTGLREFENMIVGSKEEYELLQTAREAMSFDEEE from the coding sequence ATGGCTACTAAAAAAGACAATCGCCCAAAGGCAGCGTTTTCAAAAATTACCATCGGTCTTGCTTCTCCGGATACTATTCTGGAAAAAAGTCATGGCGAGGTATTAAAGCCCGAAACTATTAACTACCGTACTTACAAACCAGAGCGTGATGGTTTGTTTTGCGAAAGAATATTTGGTCCCGTAAAGGACTATGAATGTGCCTGCGGTAAGTACAAGCGCATCCGTTATAAAGGTATCGTGTGTGATCGTTGCGGTGTAGAGGTTACGGAGAAAAAAGTACGCCGTGAGCGGATGGGCCATATCAAACTGGTAGTACCTGTGGTACACATCTGGTACTTCAAGTCACTGCCCAATAAAATTGGTTACCTGCTGGGAATGAGCTCCAAAAAACTGGAGACCATTATCTACTACGAAAGATATGTAGTGATCCAGGCGGGTGTGCGTGAAGATAAGGGTCAGAACTATGGAGACCTGTTAACTGAGGAAGAATACCTCGATATCCTGGATACACTTCCAAAAGATAACCAGTACCTGCCAGACGATGATCCGCAAAAGTTCATCGCTAAGATGGGGGCTGAAGCCGTACACGATCTGTTGCAGCGCATCGATCTGGACCAGTTGTCTTTCGACCTGAGAAACTCTGCCGCTACTGAAACATCGCAGCAGCGTAAAGCAGACGCTTTAAAAAGGCTGAGTGTAGTAGAAGCCTTCCGTGATGCCAACACAAGAATCACCAACCGTCCGGAATGGATGATCATGCAATACATCCCGGTGATTCCACCAGAACTGCGTCCGCTGGTGCCCCTGGATGGCGGCCGTTTTGCATCTTCGGATCTGAACGACCTGTACCGTCGGGTAATCATCCGGAACAACCGTTTGAAGCGTCTGATGGAGATCAAAGCCCCTGAAGTGATCCTGCGGAACGAAAAGCGGATGCTGCAGGAAGCGATCGACTCACTGTTTGATAACTCAAGAAAATCCAATGCCGTTAAAGCTGAAGGCGGACGGGCATTGAAATCACTGAGTGATGTATTGAAAGGAAAACAGGGACGTTTCCGTCAGAACCTGTTGGGTAAACGTGTAGACTACTCCGGCCGTTCGGTAATTGTGGTAGGACCTGAAATGAAAATGCATGAGTGCGGTCTGCCAAAAGATATGGCGGCGGAATTGTTTAAACCGTTCATCATTCGTAAACTGATTGAAAGAGGTATCGTAAAAACCGTAAAATCGGCCCGCAAGCTGGTGGATAAAAAAGAAGCGGTGGTTTGGGATATCCTTGAAAATATTTTAAAAGGGCACCCGGTCATGTTAAATCGTGCCCCAACGCTGCACCGTTTGTCGATCCAGGCCTTCCAGCCCAAACTGATCGAAGGTAAAGCGATCCAGCTGCACCCGCTGGTTACTGCGGCCTTCAACGCCGACTTTGATGGTGACCAGATGGCGGTACACGTGCCGTTGAGCAACGCAGCAATCCTGGAAGCTCAACTGCTGATGCTGGCTTCTCATAACATCCTGAATCCGCAGAACGGTACGCCCATCACCCTGCCTTCGCAGGACATGGTACTGGGACTGTACTATATTACCAAAGGAAAAAAATCGACCGAAACCGAGAAGGTGCGCGGAGAAGGAAAGGCCTTTTATTCTGCAGAAGAGGTAATCATTGCTTATAACGAAAAGCAGATCGACCTGCATGCGTGGATTAAAGTAAAAGGTGTTGTGCGGAATGAGAAGACCGGGACGCTGGAGAAAAAACTGATCGAAACCACGGTTGGCCGTGTGATCTTTAACCAGTTTGTACCTGAAGAAGTTGGTTTTGTAAACGCCTTACTGACTAAAAAGAACCTGCGGGAGATCATCGGTGATATCATTGAGATTACCGACGTTCCAAAAACAGCGAAGTTCCTGGATGATATTAAACAATTAGGATTCCGTACCGCCTTCCAGGGTGGTCTGTCTTTCAGCATTAATGACTTGATCATTCCGGACATTAAAGAAGAACTGCTGGAAAATGCGAAGAGTGAAGTAGACGAGGTGTGGGATAACTATAACATGGGATTGATCACCAATAACGAGCGTTACAACCAGATCGTAGATATCTGGAGCCGTGTGGATACACGTCTTACAGAAACACTGATCCGCGAACTGAGCGCCGATAAACAAGGGTTCAACTCTGTATACATGATGCTGGATTCCGGAGCCCGGGGTAGCAAGCAGCAGATCAAACAGCTGGCCGGTATCCGGGGATTGATGGCCAAGCCCAGAAAATCAGGCTCTACAGGGTCTGAGATCATTGAGAACCCGATCCTTTCCAACTTTAAAGGTGGACTGAATGTATTGGATTACTTTATCTCTACCCACGGTGCGCGTAAAGGTCTTGCGGATACGGCCCTGAAAACGGCCGATGCCGGTTACCTGACCCGTCGTTTGGTGGATGTAGCACAGGATGTGGTGATCACCGAAGAAGATTGTGGTACCTTAAGAGGCATTTCCATTGCGGCTCTGAAAGACAATGAGGACATCATTGAACCACTGGCAGACCGGATCGAGGGACGTACATCCCTGCATGATATTTATGATCCGCAAACCGATGAACTGTTGCTGGAAGCGGGTACCGAAATCTCCGCAGAAAAAGCACGTAATATTGAGGCAGCCGGTATTGAGTCGATCGAGATCCGTTCCGTACTGACCTGCGAAAGTAAGCGCGGCTGTTGCGTAAAATGCTATGGTAAGAACCTGGCATCCGGTATCCTGGCCCAGAAAGGAGATGCAGTGGGAATCATTGCTGCCCAGTCCATTGGTGAGCCGGGTACACAGCTGACACTGCGTACATTCCACGTGGGTGGTGTGGCCGGTTCTGCATCGGTAGATTCTACCCTGACTGCTAAGTTTGACGGTACCATCCAGTTTGACGGAGTACGCTCTGTAATCACAACCAATGCGGAAGGAGATGATGTACGTGTGGTAATCGGCCGTACCGGTGAAGCCCGTATCATCGATACAAAAAATGACCGCCTGTTAATTACCAATAACATTCCTTACGGATCTACCTTATTGGTAAAAGATGGTCAGAAGATTTCTAAAGGGGATGCGATCTGTTCATGGGATCCGTATAACAACGTAATCATTGCGGAAGCTGACGGAGTACTGAAGTTTGAAAATGTGATTGAAGGGGTAACCTACCGCGAAGAAGCCGACGAACAAACCGGCCACCGTGAGAAAGTGGTTATTGAAACCCGTGATAAGACAAAGATTCCTTCTATTGTAGTAGAGGGCAAAGAAAATAAATCGTACAACTTACCTACTGGTAGCCACCTGATGCTGGATGATGGTGATGAGGTAAAAGCAGGGCGTGTACTGGTTAAGATACCGCGTATCCTGGGTAAACTGAAAGATATCACCGGGGGTCTGCCGCGTGTAACCGAGCTGTTTGAAGCACGGAACCCCAGCAGCCCGGCTGTTGTATCGGAAATTGACGGGGTGGTTTCGATGGGTGCCGTTAAACGGGGTAACCGGGAAATCATCATTGAAGCAAAAGATGGTGTAACCCGTAAATACCTGGTGCCGCTTACAAGGCAGATCCTGGCCCAGGATGGCGACTTTGTAAAAGCAGGTAGTCCATTAAGCGACGGCCAGATCTCTCCGCAGGATATTCTATCCATCCAGGGACCGTTCGCTGTACAGCAGTACGTGGTGAATGAGATCCAGGAAGTATACCGCTTACAGGGTGTACGTATTAACGATAAGCACATCGAGGTGATCGTTCGCCAGATGATGCGTAAGGTAAGCATCGTGGATCCGGGTGATACCCGCTTCCTGGAAGATGACCTGGTAGATAAGTTCGAATTTGTGGATGAGAACGACTTTGTATACGAGAAAAAAGTAATCACAGATCCGGGTGATTCAACCAAGCTCCGTGCAGGTCAGATCATCAGCCTTCGGGAACTGCGCGAAGAAAACTCCGTACTGCGTCGTAACGACAAGAAAACGGTGGAATACCGCGATGCACAGCCGGCCACTTCGGCGCCTACCTTGCTGGGGATTACCAAAGCGTCTCTGGGTGTGCAAAGCTGGATTTCGGCGGCTTCCTTCCAGGAAACCACTAAGGTGCTGTCTTCTGCAGCCATCCATGGTAAGGCAGATGAAATGCTGGGTCTGAAAGAAAACGTGATCACAGGCCACCATATCCCTGCTGGTACCGGTCTGCGTGAGTTTGAGAACATGATCGTAGGAAGCAAGGAAGAATACGAACTGCTGCAGACAGCACGTGAGGCCATGTCTTTTGACGAAGAAGAATAA